A genomic segment from Necator americanus strain Aroian chromosome III, whole genome shotgun sequence encodes:
- a CDS encoding hypothetical protein (NECATOR_CHRIII.G9274.T1) — MSRDMILTGAVSMHSAFEKARIVLRLFLYAIYLTLQWVCQKITEGIRIFNDTAEIPDGQVRMLSIVWRYKIDPEEIAKRQDFVLASGHFESADLLNNSHWSIYAIERDYVLFVLLPEPVFSYNISEFPFIFVPLFERALVAAEMKRSEFLKFAEKLAAQPQPKTVLYTNTARCGSTLLGRMLHRPGFSVCYAEHPALTTLTIALGEGFMSETEVRELLHAAITCLRAHLPTGVLCVLKTQSFEARLVPLCEGIPNLKHIFMFRKKALLSVEKVLRREEFLYHLLLELYNYSPFLSQCFGSLTSGEGKWIRLLHPHNPRALAAIILASPMSEYLKNKDMYCHPIVWFHEVIGDTEKVLTSLFNEIGIPLSCIPDAVECKKIDSQGGSFLSSQNLTHIKFAPISNSDWTMLEDYAKKMNVPEEVFEVD; from the exons ATGAGTCGGGATATGATCTTGACTGGAGCTGTCAg TATGCACAGTGCGTTTGAAAAAGCTCGGATAGTCTTGCGGCTTTTCCTTTACGCTATTTATTTAACACTACAGTGGGTTTGTCAGAAGATAACTGAG GGTATTCGAATATTTAATGACACTGCAGAAATCCCTGATGGTCAAGTGAGGATGCTTTCGATTGTTTGGAGATACAAAATCGATCCAGAAGAAATCGCTAAGAGACAGGACTTCGTTCTTGCCTCTGGACATTTCGAAAGCGCTGATCTGCTAAACAATTCACACTGGAGCATCTACGCTATCGAAAGG GACTATGTGTTGTTTGTGCTGCTCCCCGAACCGGTTTTTAGCTACAACATCAGTGAAttcccttttatttttgtaccaCTGTTTGAAAGG GCTCTTGTTGCGGCAGAGATGAAGCGAAGCGAATTCTTGAAGTTTGCTGAGAAACTTGCCGCTCAACCTCAGCCGAAAACCGTATTATACACCAACACAGCTCGATGCGGTAGCACGTTACTAGGAAGAATGTTGCACAG ACCgggtttttctgtttgttatgCCGAGCATCCAGCGTTGACAACACTTACCATTGCACTCGGAGAAGGATTTATGAGCGAAACA GAAGTACGTGAACTACTGCACGCCGCCATCACATGTCTAAGAGCTCATCTTCCGACTGGTGTTCTTTGCGTCCTGAAAACTCAGTCTTTCGAAGCAAGGCTCGTACCCTTATGCGAAGGGATACCGAACCTCAAGCACATCTTCATGTTTCGGAAGAAAGCACTTCTGTCTGTGGAGAAAGTACTGCGACG AGAGGAATTTCTATACCATCTGCTGTTAGAACTTTACAACTATTCCCCATTTTTGTCACAATGTTTTGGAAGTCTCACCTCTGGCGAGGGAAAATGGATTCGACTACTTCATCCTCACAATCCCAGA GCTTTAGCAGCTATAATATTAGCCTCACCGATGTCAGAATACTTGAAGAACAAGGATATGTATTGTCATCCTATTGTGTGGTTTCATGAAGTCATAGGGGATACAGAAAAAGTTTTGACTTCTCTGTTTAACGAG ATCGGAATCCCTCTTTCTTGCATTCCCGATGCTGTAGAATGCAAGAAGATTGACTCACAAGGCGGTTCATtcctttcttcacaaaatctaACGCATATCAAG TTCGCTCCAATATCCAATAGTGATTGGACAATGCTTGAAGACtatgcaaagaaaatgaacgtGCCTGAAGAAGTGTTTGAAGTCGATTGA
- a CDS encoding hypothetical protein (NECATOR_CHRIII.G9275.T1), whose translation MDESELDDLENNFKRLLDESVEETTENGSTFKDNKTRTPEEPKTVLLYKKGDPHDISNYRPICLLSVIYNLFTRVILNRIEKVLVEGQPWVQAGFRKGFSTIDHIHTVSEFIEVSREYKMPLCLTFIDLKKAFDSVETEAVVEALDNQGVPTQYIKVLRELYSNFTTGISPFYKNIIIDVKRRV comes from the exons ATGGACGAATCTGAGTTAGACGATTTAGAGAACAATTTTAAAAGACTACTCGATGAATCTGTTGAAGAAACTACAGAAAATGGTTCTACCTTCAAAGAT aataagaccagaacaccagAAGAGCCCaaaaccgtgttgttgtataaaaagggagatccacatgacatcagcaactatcgtccaatctgcctactgtccgtcatctacaatctctttacaagagtgatccttaataggattgaaaaagtcctggTTGAAGGGCAGCCATGGgtgcaagcagggtttcgaaaaggattcagcacgattgaccacattcacactgtttcggaattcatcgaggtatcacgagagtacaagatgccgctctgtctcaccttcatcgacttgaagaaggccttcgactcagtcgagacggaagcggtcgtggaagcattggacaaccaaggcgtccctactcagtatattaaggtacttcgagagttgtacagtaacttcacgaccggaatttcgccattctacaagaacatcatcattgacgtgaagaggagggtctga
- a CDS encoding hypothetical protein (NECATOR_CHRIII.G9276.T1) — MRKLEWDDMGVKVDGRQLHHLRFADDIVLITPSISQAERMLTEFDETCGCIDLQLNLQKTMFMRNRWVSDAPFTLNGTNISECTNYVYLGRELNMMNDLTPELGRRRRAAWEAYKSIEDVVKKTRNTRLRAHLFNTTVIPALT, encoded by the coding sequence atgcgaaagttggaatgggacgacatgggagtgaaggttgatggtcggcagctacaccatttgcgctttgctgatgacatcgtactgataacacctagcatcagccaagcggaacgaatgctgaccgaattcgacgaaacatgtggatgcatcgaccttcagctgaatctacaaaagacgatgttcatgcggaacagatgggtctcggatgcccccttcacgctcaacggaacgaacatatccgaatgcaccaactacgtttatctgggtcgggaactgaacatgatgaacgacctgacccctgagctgggcagaaggagacgagcggcttgggaagCGTACaaaagcatcgaggatgtagtgaagaagaccaggaacacccggctccgtgctcacctcttcaacaccaccgtaattcctgctttgacctag